TCTCATTTCAAACCAGGGCGGCGCAATCTGCTCAAACCCAAACGGCAGATCTTCGAACTTCTCGACCAGCCCTCGTTCCGCCGGCCAATACGGTCCAACGACTTTGGAATAATAATGATTCACCACCGCGTCGATCGCCGGCGAGACCGTGGCCAGCTTGTAGGCCCACGCCACCACGATTCCTCCCGGCTTCAACACTCGCCACGCTTCAGTCTCAAATCTTTCCAGATCGAACCAGTGCAAAGCCTGCGCGACCGTAACCAAATCGACGCTCTGCGATTCAAGCCCGCTCGCCTCCGCCGTCGCCACGCGATATTCCACTCGAAGATGTCGCTCGGCATTGGCAATCTGTGTCTCGCTCGCGTCCGTAGCGATGACTCGCTCGAAAACCTCCGCCAGCTCAACCGCCGCCTGTCCGTTTCCCGTCGCGCAATCCCAGGCTACTTCCCTGGCCGCCGCAATCGCCCCCAGCCACCGAAACAACTCCTTCGGATACCGCGGCCGAAACCGGGCGTAATCCGCCGCCTGCTTCGAAAAGTGATCTTTGAATTCGAAGTTGGACGTTGGGCGTTCGACGTTGGACGTTTTCTTATTCTCCCTTCGGCGCGGCCATCGTCCTAACCCCGACCCGCGCGAGGTATTCATCCGCCTGCAAGAGATTGCTTCCCGCCCGCTGCACAATCTTCAAGAGATTATCCATCGACGAAACCTCCTCGAGCTGCTCCGTCAGGAACCACTGGAGAAAATTGATCGTGATGTAATCGTTCTCCGCCCGCGCCAGCTCGACCAGCGCATTGATCTGGTGCGTCACCTTGACCTCCTGGTCGAGCGAAAGCTTTACCGCCTGCTCCGGATTTTTGAATTTCGACTCCGGCGCATCGATCGCCGGAATCACCACATGCCCACCGGCATCAACGACGTATTTAATGAAGCGCAGCGCATGTTCCTTCTCCTCCTCCGCCTGCTGGAAAAAATGGGTCGACAACTGCGGCAATGCCTCCTCCGCGAAATGCGCCGCTATCGCGTAATACTGCATCGAGGCGCTGAATTCGTACCCGATCTGTTCGTTGATCGCCTTGATGACTTTTTTACTTGTGAGCATGAGCGGCCTTTCGTGAGTTGACGTTATTTCTTTAGTGCAGATGAGAGCGGAATCAATCCGGAGTAGGGCTAAAATTCATCCACCACGAATCACTTAGGTCGGACGAGAATCTTTTCTGAGGACGAAAATGTTCTCGTTTACCACCGAAACGGCGGCTTCGACCGAAAACGGGGCCATCTCTGCAGCAGCCTCGAGCAGAGCCTCAAACCCGTTTCGCGTCCAAGCGTGAAAGTGAATGTCGAGCTCCTGCCAGCGCCTAGCTCCCTCCTCCACCTGCCACTGGATTTCAGCCTCCGAATAGTGTTCGCCTGTAAGATAGGATGCACAAAACGGAGATGTTCTTCGTAGGCGGACCGAGTGGTGCCGGCTCCGCCGTCCGCAAAATCGGCCCGGATATGATCGAGAGTCGTTTCGGGACGATTGCGGTCAAAAATGAAATGCATATCCGGCACGATCAGAATGTGAACTCCGTGGGGTTTCAAGACCCGGATCGCGTTGACGATTGAACCCATGGGGTCCCTGAGGTGTTCGATGACGTGCGCTGATATGACGAAGTCGAGGCTGTTCGGCTCCGCCTCGGCGAATATTTGCGCGTTGATGTGGACGCCGATGGCACCGGGAAGGGACGCACTCCTGCGCCGACTTCGATGCCCCGGCCGGTCAGATATGAGGCGCCGATCGCCGTCCGAACCCGCAGGATTTCGGCGACGTCGCTCGGTAACTCGGTCGAACTCGAACATTCAGGCGCGGGGCTGGGGGAGTGGAATGCGAGCGGTTCAAACGCTGGGGCGGGGCGGCACGCGCCAGCGGGGTCATGAGTTGTCATTTCTTTTCCGGCGAGGATTTAGGAATCAGTGTCCATCGGTCAGAGGAGACGTTATTTGAGATCAAGGAGGTCGCCAAAGCGAAACGCCCGGCACATTTTCACATGCCGGGCGCTTCGTTCTGGCGACGTCCTACTCTCGCACAACCTGTCGTCGCACTACCATCGGGGCTGCAGCGTTTCACTTCCGTGTTCGGAATGGGAACGGGTGGGTCCACTGCGCTAGGGTCACCAGAAGGCTGACGCCTTCGATTGCAGATTGAAGATTTTAGATTGCAGATTGTTCTGCAATCCTCCTCAACGTTGCGTCAGAGTTTCTGGCGATCGTCGTCGTTAATCTGTCTAAAGAACCAATTTCAAATCTGCAATCTGAGATCTGAAATCTGCATTTCACCGATTCTCTGAAATCTACATACAGGAAGCTTTCCAACTTCAAGGCTTCGTTTTATTAATTTTTAGAAGTCATTCCTCTCTGTTGGCCGCTCCGCCTTGCGGCGGAACGGGGTAACAGAAAAGTAAATGACCAAGCCGGACGAGTTATTAGTATTACTTGGCTGAACGTGTTGCCACGCTTACACCAGTAACCTATCAACGTGGTGGTCTACCACGACTCTTCAGGGAGAACTCATCTTGGGATAGGCTTGGCGCTTAGATGCTTTCAGCGCTTATCCTTTCCGAACATAGCTACCCAGCACTGCCGTTGACACGA
This Chthoniobacterales bacterium DNA region includes the following protein-coding sequences:
- a CDS encoding ferritin; amino-acid sequence: MLTSKKVIKAINEQIGYEFSASMQYYAIAAHFAEEALPQLSTHFFQQAEEEKEHALRFIKYVVDAGGHVVIPAIDAPESKFKNPEQAVKLSLDQEVKVTHQINALVELARAENDYITINFLQWFLTEQLEEVSSMDNLLKIVQRAGSNLLQADEYLARVGVRTMAAPKGE
- a CDS encoding class I SAM-dependent methyltransferase; translation: MNTSRGSGLGRWPRRRENKKTSNVERPTSNFEFKDHFSKQAADYARFRPRYPKELFRWLGAIAAAREVAWDCATGNGQAAVELAEVFERVIATDASETQIANAERHLRVEYRVATAEASGLESQSVDLVTVAQALHWFDLERFETEAWRVLKPGGIVVAWAYKLATVSPAIDAVVNHYYSKVVGPYWPAERGLVEKFEDLPFGFEQIAPPWFEMRAEWSFVHLLGYLRTWSATQRFLATEKRDPLEDVEEELRRAWGDEPRRVVWPLTVKAGKV